From the genome of Plectropomus leopardus isolate mb chromosome 4, YSFRI_Pleo_2.0, whole genome shotgun sequence:
ATTATTGCAGAGCCAAAGAGGACTGGTGGTTTTTCTGCAGACCCTGACATACATTATTTGCAGTTGGGATTGACTtctttttgtgaaaattattCAGGAGACTGCATACATTAAAGAAAGAAGTAAAGTGTCTCCCTGAAGATTAAAACCTTCACAAACAGGAGGTTGAGCAACACTGGAAGGAGGAAAGCTTCAACGTCACATTCCAGAAATGAAACTCAGCGTTATCATCAGCGCGACAACAGTCAAGACgagtctctgtgtttttgtctaaacaaatattaaagtgAGTTTATCAGGTCATTTCTCAACAGCTGACTCAAACACTGGTGAGTGCAGCTGATAATATTTACTGTGTTTCAACAACCAGCATTGACACTTATAGCTTGAATTATACAGGATCTTGCGCTGTTTTTATATCATGACACTTGTCAAACGGACATGTCAGTTTAGCGAAACATGCCGATAGAATTCCAAATAATGTTTCACAATATTGCAATAACTATACTCTCATTGTTatgcaaataataaatatgtgtgaaagaaaaaaacattttatgatacTCTGACTTTTGCTCTGTGTGTAGATATGGCTGCTGTCAGCAATCTGCTATCTGAGGATCAGTTTCGGTGCTCCATCTGTCTGGATGTCTTCACTGATCCTGTCAGCACACCATGTGGACACAACTTCTGCAAGAACTGCATCACTCGACACTGGAACACTGCTGACAGGTGTCAGTGTCCTTTGTGTAAAGAGACTTTTACCACAAGACCTGATTTAAGGGTCAACACTTTATTCTCAGAGATGGTCGCTCAGTTCAGACAGTCAGTTCAACAGaaatccagcagcagcagctcaaagCAACAAGTGTCCAAACCAGGAAAAGTTCCCTGTGACGTCTGCACTGGAACCAAACTGAAGGCCCTGAAGTCCTGCCTGGTGTGTCTGACCTCCTACTGTGAGACTCACCTGGAGCCTCATCTGACAATGCCAGGACTAAAGAGACATCAGCTGATCGACCCTGTGGAGAACCTGGAATATAGGATATGTACGAAGCACGATAAACCTCTGGAGCTGTTCTGTAAGACCGACCAGACATGTGTCTGCACACTCTGTCCTGTTTCAGACCACAAGATGCACGATGTTGTTCCTCTGAGAGAAGAATATGAAGGAAAGAAGGTCAAGCTAGAAGCTGAAATTCAGCAAATGATCCAGGAGAGACGACTGAAGATTCAGGAGATCGAACAGTCAGTCAACCTCAGTgtgaaagatgcaaaaaaagagatcGCAGAAGGTGTTCAGGTCTTCATGGCTCTGAAGGAGTCTGTTGAGAGAAGCTTGGATGAGTTCATCAAAACAAtagaaaagaagcagaaaacaacacagaaacaggcTGAAGTTTTCATCAAAGAGCTGGAACAGGAAATCTCTGAGCTGAAGAAGAGAAGCTCTGAGGTGGAGCAGCTCTCACGCTCTGAAGACCACCTCCATCTACTCCAGAGTGTCCAGTCCCTTAAAGCTGCTCCACCCACCAAGGACTGGACACAGGTCAGAGTCCGTCCATCATATAAGGGGACTGTGGTGAGAGCTGTCTCTCAGCTGGTGGACACACTCAGGAAAGAGATGAAGAAGCCACTTGATACTGAACTGAAGAGGGTCCAGCAGTATGCAGTGGATGTGACTCTTGATCCTGATACAGCACATCCTGCTCTCATCCTGTCTGATGATGGGAAACAAGTGGAGCATGGTGATGGTTGGAAGAATCTTTCAGACAACCCAGAAAGATTTTCTGTTTGTGCTTATGTTTTAGGAAAACAGAATTTCTGTTCAGGCAGATTTTACTTTGAGGTTCAAGTCAAAGGGAAGCCCACATGGTCATTAGGAGTGGTCAGAGAGTCGATCAACAGGAAGAGAGAAATCACACTGAGCCCTCAGAATGGTGGCTggactattttctttcatgAAAATGAGTACGTAGCTCTTGATGCTCCTCCAGTCAGTCTCTCTCTGAAGTCTCGGCCTCAGAAGGTGGGGGTGTTTGTGGATTATGAGGAGGGTCTGGTCTCCTTTTATGACAAAGATGCTGCAGCTCTTATCTACTCCTTTACTGGCTGCTCCTTCACTGAGAAACTCTTCCCATTCTTCAATCCCTGTAGGCTTAattttggtaaaaacactgcACCCTTAGTCATCTTAACTTTCAATAAAACTGATTTGGAGGACCACGAGACACAGTCAAGCCAGTCCAGCACAGGGGCTGTGGTTGGTAAAGGTGGTCTTtcctctgaaatctgaaatcATTCAACCAATTTGTAACAGTTTCAGTCAGAATCCCTCTACTGACCAAGTGTGTGTACACATTCAAAGAATaggactcttttttttcattgctgcacaaacaaaatataaagaatatGCTGGACTATAATGTACATGTATGTAAAAAAAGGTCTTTAGATAAATAGCCTAATATATTGATACAGCCTACATAAAAAGTGCCActaaccaacattttttttaaaaaaaaatcctataaaagtttaatttaactGTGCAAAGATATAAATACTGAATTAATATACGTGGATTCAAATAGTCTGCAACTATTTACTAATTAATCATTGGATTTTTAAAGCGGAAATGTTAAAAAGGATACTATTTATAAAACTAAATACTGTTCCGTTTCGGCTTAGTATTACAGATTTAAATGGACAATTTTCGCCTGTGTAAGATTTATTAACAGTATGCTTATAGTGTTGCTCTTAATTCAGTCTTtctgacatgattttttttaagtatgtaaaaataaaaatatataaataaaataaaatgtaaataaataaaaacaataatgtctgacaatagaaatgtaaaacaaaaagacataaaacaacaacaacaacaacaacaacaacaacaataataataataataataaaacaactaTAAAAGTGGTCAAAATACAAGGAgtgcaaagaaataaacactAAATTGACATACATGGACTGGGCATATTGGTATAATGGGTGTGGCAGGTATAAAGTGCAGATTTCTCTCTAGCTGTAAACGTTCCTcaagagaaaatatatttgttagCTGGTATTTAATAATAACAGACAGAAGCTGCAGTAACTTAACTAAACCATTTCACAGCTGATT
Proteins encoded in this window:
- the LOC121941568 gene encoding E3 ubiquitin-protein ligase TRIM21-like, which produces MAAVSNLLSEDQFRCSICLDVFTDPVSTPCGHNFCKNCITRHWNTADRCQCPLCKETFTTRPDLRVNTLFSEMVAQFRQSVQQKSSSSSSKQQVSKPGKVPCDVCTGTKLKALKSCLVCLTSYCETHLEPHLTMPGLKRHQLIDPVENLEYRICTKHDKPLELFCKTDQTCVCTLCPVSDHKMHDVVPLREEYEGKKVKLEAEIQQMIQERRLKIQEIEQSVNLSVKDAKKEIAEGVQVFMALKESVERSLDEFIKTIEKKQKTTQKQAEVFIKELEQEISELKKRSSEVEQLSRSEDHLHLLQSVQSLKAAPPTKDWTQVRVRPSYKGTVVRAVSQLVDTLRKEMKKPLDTELKRVQQYAVDVTLDPDTAHPALILSDDGKQVEHGDGWKNLSDNPERFSVCAYVLGKQNFCSGRFYFEVQVKGKPTWSLGVVRESINRKREITLSPQNGGWTIFFHENEYVALDAPPVSLSLKSRPQKVGVFVDYEEGLVSFYDKDAAALIYSFTGCSFTEKLFPFFNPCRLNFGKNTAPLVILTFNKTDLEDHETQSSQSSTGAVVGKGGLSSEI